In Streptosporangiales bacterium, the DNA window CGTGGCCGTCAGCGGACCGTCGGCGAAGTCGGGGAGCCCGGCCTCGCCCACGGCACCAGGCAGGTCGGCCAGCAGATCGGCGAGGTCGCCGAGGGTGCGCGCGGCGTACGCGCTCTCCATCCGCTCCTGGTGCTCGTCGACGGTGAGCCGACCCTCGCCGTACGCGCCGGACAGGGCGGCGACGACCCCCTCGCGGTCGGCGTCGGACGCGCGCAGGTCACGCCCTGCGTTGCGCCGCCACCGGTTCACGAGGAAACCTTACGACGACGCGCGCCGGCGCCGGCCTGGCAGACTGCAGGCATGACTGCGGATCAGCGCATTCCGATTCCGCGCTTCGTCGACGCCCTGCGCCGTGAGGGCGAGCTGCTCGCTCTCGCCGCGGAGCGCGCGGCGCTCGACGACGAGGTGGCGACCTGCCCCGGCTGGCGGCTGCGCGACCTGTTGCGGCACGTCGGCGGCGTCCATCGATGGGCGACGCACTATGTCGCGCACGGACGCGACACTCGGCTGCCCAAGGAGGAGGACCAGCCCCTGCGGCGCACCTGGCCCGCCGACGACGGCGATGCCGGGGCGCTGGTGCGCTGGTTCCGTGACGGGGTCGACACCCTGACCGACACCCTCGCCGCAGCCGACCCGCACCTCGACTGCTGGCACTTCCTGCCCGCACCGTCGGGCACGGCGTTCTGGGCCCGCCGGCAGTACCACGAGACGACGGTGCACCGCGTCGACGTGGAGCTGGTCAGCGGCGCCGTCACCACCATCGACCCCGACCTCGCGGTCGACGGCATCGACGAGGTGCTGCACGGCATGCTCCCCCACCGCAACCGCCCCCGGGCAGACCCGCCGCTCACGCTCGCGCTGCTGGCGACGGACACCGGCACCGGCTGGCACGTGACCATCGGCGAGGACTCCCTCACGACGAAGGCGGCCACCGCCGA includes these proteins:
- a CDS encoding maleylpyruvate isomerase family mycothiol-dependent enzyme, whose translation is MTADQRIPIPRFVDALRREGELLALAAERAALDDEVATCPGWRLRDLLRHVGGVHRWATHYVAHGRDTRLPKEEDQPLRRTWPADDGDAGALVRWFRDGVDTLTDTLAAADPHLDCWHFLPAPSGTAFWARRQYHETTVHRVDVELVSGAVTTIDPDLAVDGIDEVLHGMLPHRNRPRADPPLTLALLATDTGTGWHVTIGEDSLTTKAATADASCTVRGTADDLYLLVWNRPTAHPLAVEGDEQVLDLWRAKATI